One genomic segment of Aquipluma nitroreducens includes these proteins:
- a CDS encoding TldD/PmbA family protein, translating into MKPLSRRKFIQNTALAGGAMLFLPELEASMLLDKNSSGNYFLKEFGIDQNLCQKLLAKALSKGGDFADLYFEYSVMNYLGLEDGKVNRSYGDISLGVGIRTVKGDQIGYGFTQELTEASMISAAATAATICDLKAAPVRISFNPIKAGNYYPVTVNYSGIPANSKLSVLQELNHKCFSLSPEVVKVNAGFLSSAKRILIVTSDGVMAEDLIPHGYVYASVAAERNGKREQSFYNLGGHRDFSFYTEDVVNKVATKAVNDALVQFDAIQPPAGEIPVVLGPGVTGILLHEAIGHGMEADFNRKKVSTFSSMIGKKVAEPFVTIIDDGTNMNLAGSLNIDDEGTPGQKTVLVENGILTSYLHDKISAKHYGVEPTGNGRRQDFQNYPIPRMRNTYMLGGAASPEDVIKQAGNGIYVEDVSNGQVKIGEGDFAFYVSKGRMIENGKLAAPIKDVNIMGNGPKMLSNIIMLANNLEMDYGGAGQCGKNNQGVPVSFGLPTCLVKSLTVGGTRQKGGQS; encoded by the coding sequence ATGAAACCTTTATCGAGAAGAAAATTCATTCAGAACACAGCCCTTGCGGGTGGTGCAATGCTTTTCCTTCCCGAATTGGAAGCCAGTATGTTGCTCGACAAAAACTCGTCAGGTAACTACTTCCTGAAAGAATTCGGGATTGATCAAAACCTCTGCCAGAAACTTCTGGCAAAAGCTCTTTCAAAAGGCGGCGATTTTGCCGACCTGTACTTCGAATATTCGGTTATGAATTACCTGGGGCTCGAAGACGGAAAGGTAAACCGTTCATATGGCGACATTTCGTTGGGCGTCGGTATCCGCACAGTAAAAGGTGACCAGATTGGCTACGGTTTTACTCAGGAATTAACAGAAGCTTCAATGATTTCGGCCGCGGCAACTGCGGCAACCATTTGCGATTTGAAAGCCGCTCCGGTAAGAATATCATTCAATCCAATTAAAGCCGGAAATTATTACCCGGTAACTGTTAATTACAGTGGTATTCCTGCCAATTCAAAATTATCTGTTTTGCAAGAACTCAATCACAAGTGTTTTAGTTTGTCTCCTGAAGTTGTAAAAGTCAATGCAGGATTTTTGAGTAGCGCAAAACGAATACTAATTGTTACCAGCGACGGGGTAATGGCTGAAGATCTGATTCCTCACGGATATGTATATGCTTCGGTTGCAGCTGAACGAAACGGGAAACGCGAACAATCGTTTTACAACTTAGGAGGGCACCGCGACTTTTCATTTTATACTGAAGATGTTGTTAACAAAGTTGCCACCAAAGCCGTAAACGATGCTCTTGTTCAATTTGACGCCATCCAACCTCCTGCAGGTGAAATACCTGTAGTATTAGGACCAGGTGTTACCGGAATTTTGTTGCACGAAGCCATCGGACATGGAATGGAGGCCGACTTTAACCGAAAGAAAGTTTCTACTTTCAGCAGTATGATTGGCAAGAAAGTGGCAGAACCATTTGTAACCATCATTGATGATGGCACCAATATGAACCTAGCCGGAAGTCTCAATATTGATGATGAAGGAACTCCCGGGCAAAAAACTGTATTGGTAGAAAACGGGATATTAACAAGCTACCTACACGATAAAATATCTGCAAAACACTACGGCGTCGAACCTACAGGGAATGGTCGCAGGCAGGATTTCCAGAATTACCCAATACCTCGCATGCGAAATACCTACATGCTTGGAGGAGCTGCCAGTCCTGAAGACGTTATCAAACAAGCTGGCAATGGTATATATGTCGAAGATGTCAGCAACGGACAAGTAAAAATTGGTGAAGGAGATTTTGCATTTTATGTTTCGAAAGGACGTATGATAGAAAATGGCAAATTAGCCGCGCCAATCAAGGATGTAAATATCATGGGTAATGGTCCCAAAATGCTCAGCAACATCATCATGCTGGCTAATAACCTTGAAATGGACTATGGTGGTGCAGGTCAATGTGGTAAAAATAATCAGGGCGTTCCTGTATCCTTCGGATTGCCAACCTGCCTGGTCAAATCATTAACGGTTGGTGGTACCCGCCAGAAAGGAGGACAATCATGA
- a CDS encoding glycoside hydrolase family 9 protein: MIKMKIVYFLLILGLIPDLQAQNNQPINILANQVAYNLEGPKTAILKSNQAIISGTTFQLIDVSTNKTVYSGNVGQSEQVSNWNPDVWYSRIDFSAFHQTGNFKLQVTIDGTKYESYEFNVEEQALGKIAIPAIVNFFNKQRANSPEELEADKAILLYGSDKTVDLHGGWCDASGDISKYFSHLAYTNFMSPQQIPMVTWSLINTAERVPELLKQIGVQEFLTKEAIYGADYIMRSLSPEGYFYMTVFSYFDRNPKARRVVGLLADSKTTSDYQCAYREGGGMAVAALARISQWGKDGDFRSKQYLNAAERAFAHLQKFSTKYADDGKDNVIDDYCALMGASELWIATGKDVYRDEARQRALNLSKRISPEGYFIANDSNRPFWHAADAGLPIMALARFLDKETDQKYRNLALKTIKTAIDYNLKVTNGVVNPFGYARQSFLFKGKVHDGFFIPHENESGWWWQGEDARLGSLAAAIIVGGRLVYPDNAPFGVKPELAIYAENLVSWVLGCNPYNMCMMYGYGHNNVPYMASMFGHGSGRGGISNGITGKDGNGDGSGIDFKVEDNGNEWRWSEQWIPHTGWFLQAVTAMSMK; encoded by the coding sequence ATGATCAAAATGAAAATTGTTTATTTCTTGCTCATATTGGGATTGATTCCTGACTTGCAAGCGCAAAACAACCAACCAATCAACATATTGGCCAATCAGGTTGCCTATAACCTCGAAGGTCCAAAAACTGCAATTCTAAAAAGCAATCAGGCAATCATTTCGGGTACAACCTTCCAGCTCATCGATGTATCAACCAATAAAACAGTCTACTCCGGAAACGTAGGCCAATCAGAACAAGTGTCCAATTGGAATCCAGATGTTTGGTACAGTCGGATTGACTTTTCTGCCTTTCATCAAACCGGAAATTTTAAACTTCAGGTAACAATTGATGGGACAAAGTATGAATCCTACGAATTTAATGTGGAAGAACAAGCATTGGGGAAGATTGCCATTCCGGCTATTGTGAATTTTTTCAACAAACAACGGGCTAATTCGCCCGAAGAGCTCGAAGCCGATAAAGCCATTTTACTTTATGGAAGCGATAAAACAGTCGATCTTCATGGTGGTTGGTGCGATGCTTCAGGTGATATCAGCAAATACTTTTCACATCTGGCATATACCAATTTTATGTCGCCTCAGCAAATTCCAATGGTCACCTGGTCATTAATCAATACGGCCGAGCGTGTTCCTGAATTGCTAAAGCAAATTGGGGTACAAGAATTTTTGACCAAAGAAGCCATTTACGGAGCAGATTACATCATGCGGTCGCTTTCTCCTGAAGGTTATTTCTACATGACAGTTTTTAGCTATTTCGATAGAAATCCGAAAGCTCGGCGAGTGGTCGGGTTGCTCGCAGATAGCAAAACCACTTCAGACTACCAGTGTGCTTACCGCGAAGGTGGCGGAATGGCAGTGGCAGCTTTGGCCCGTATCTCGCAATGGGGAAAAGATGGTGATTTTAGATCGAAACAATACCTCAATGCGGCAGAACGTGCTTTTGCACATCTTCAAAAGTTCAGTACCAAATATGCTGACGATGGAAAAGACAATGTGATTGACGATTATTGTGCGCTGATGGGAGCTTCCGAACTTTGGATTGCAACCGGCAAAGACGTGTATCGTGATGAAGCTCGCCAACGTGCCTTAAACCTGAGCAAACGAATTTCGCCTGAAGGATATTTCATTGCCAACGATTCGAACCGTCCATTCTGGCACGCGGCTGATGCAGGGTTGCCCATCATGGCGCTGGCACGTTTTCTCGATAAAGAAACTGATCAGAAATACCGAAATTTAGCGTTGAAAACCATTAAAACTGCTATTGATTACAACCTGAAAGTGACGAATGGTGTGGTGAATCCGTTTGGATATGCCCGTCAGAGTTTTTTGTTTAAGGGAAAAGTTCATGATGGATTTTTTATTCCACACGAAAATGAAAGTGGCTGGTGGTGGCAAGGCGAAGATGCCCGTTTGGGGTCCTTGGCTGCTGCTATAATTGTTGGCGGTCGATTGGTTTATCCGGATAATGCTCCGTTTGGTGTAAAGCCAGAACTGGCCATTTATGCCGAAAATCTGGTGTCGTGGGTACTGGGCTGCAATCCCTATAACATGTGCATGATGTATGGATACGGTCATAATAATGTCCCATACATGGCTTCTATGTTTGGACATGGATCGGGCAGGGGAGGAATCTCCAACGGGATCACCGGAAAAGATGGAAATGGCGATGGTTCGGGCATTGATTTCAAAGTGGA